The following are encoded together in the Chaetodon auriga isolate fChaAug3 chromosome 4, fChaAug3.hap1, whole genome shotgun sequence genome:
- the c4h4orf33 gene encoding UPF0462 protein C4orf33 homolog gives MEFSIQHTWDSNPVNHDPLRILFSPGEGGLNMEVCGPFFNDPAAPAGHPGQPFPGLWDYEVVESFFLDSTTDNYLEVELCPHGQHLILLLSGVRQAFLQQLPMVFNATTTGDRWRGEALLPWSYFPPNVDKMNSYAIHGSGEKRVYEALYAIPKEDIVEGQKPNFHRLEYFQSFRLQSIMGEDWVQPVSDLWKGKP, from the exons ATGGAGTTTTCGATCCAGCACACCTGGGATAGCAACCCTGTgaatcatgatcctctcaggATCCTCTTCTCTCCTGGCGAAGGAGGGCTGAACATGGAGGTGTGTGGTCCCTTCTTCAATgatcctgcagctcctgcagggcATCCCGGCCAGCCCTTCCCTGGACTCTGGGATTATGAGG TTGTGGAGTCCTTCTTCCTTGATAGTACAACAGATAATTACCTAGAAGTGGAGCTTTGTCC aCACGGACAGCATCTGATATTATTGCTGTCAGGAGTCCGCCAAGCATTCCTG CAACAGCTACCCATGGTGTTTAATGCAACGACCACAGGGGACAGGTGGAGGGGTGAGGCTCTCCTCCCCTGGTCGTATTTCCCTCCCAACGTCGACAAGATGAACTCCTACGCCATCCATGGCTCAGGAGAGAAGCGCGTATATGAGGCTCTCTATGCCATCCCCAAGGAGGACATCGTGGAAGGCCAAAAACCCAACTT CCACCGCCTGGAGTATTTCCAGAGTTTCCGCctgcaaagcatcatgggagAAGATTGGGTCCAGCCGGTGTCTGATCTGTGGAAGGGAAAGCCCTGA